The genomic window CCGAGTGTTTATCCGTGTCCACATTGCGaacgaaaatttaaaagttcaaaagtcgCCGAAAATCACATTAAGGCTGAGCACGAAAGAACACGTTCATTAATTTGTGAAGAATGCGGAGAAAGTGTGCGtactaaacaaaaacttttcgaaCATATGGCCTTACATGCAGGTCATGGAGCCTATGAATGCGAAAAGTGTGGCAAACAATACCTGCGAAAACAATCTTTAAAGGTATGTGAGTGTGAACGTATCAAATGCgaaaaataattaacatttaATGAATACAAAATTGGATCAAATTTAGAGGCACTTGGAAATCCATGGAGATAAACATATTTGTGGAGAATGTCTTTTAGAGTTCAGTACATCTAATGCACTCAAAAACCACATGAAGGTGCACTCCGATGAAATGCCATACAAATGCAATTATTGCGGCCGCAGATTTAAGcgtacaaaaaatttgaagaaccATCTTATTACGCATACTGGCCTCAAACCCTATTCGTGTGACTTCTGTgataaaacattttcaactgGATCAAGCTGCCGTTATCACAAAAAACATTTACATCCAAAGGAACTGGCCGAACAAGAAGTGGCGGGCGCAAAAtcctatacaaaaaatatacccACATTGAATGTGTTAAAAGCGATGTAAGTAAAAAGTAGAACTTTTTAACGATGATGGGatacttaaagtaaaaaatgtatttcgttTTGGTTTACAGAACGCAAGTTGctggaaaaatagaaaaagatgATGGTTACATAGGCGATAAGAGAATCAAAGTTCCAAAACTAGATGCTGAGTTACCTGATGGCtaaaatgtacaataaaattaacttaGAAGTATAAGTACCCAACTGTAGATTTCATAATAATTTGATAATTAAGTATGAATAGATATAGATGACATTTTCACTTACTCAAAGCAACTTAAGATATCGTATAGACAATTAAATAATTTGGAGTGGAAAAGGCGCATAACTTACGAACTAgtcatattttgaagtacacctaattctctttttacacgaattttttttacacgaatttgatttaacacgagttaaaaagagaaaaaaattttttttttacacgaattgttttgttttaacacgattttcaatattttatgaatttttcttgaatctcATAAAGCAAATCGGATTCATTGTTTGGGATTTTTGTTTTAGCATATCGGTTTAGGTTATTTGTTTAGGATCTTAGAATATCAGCATGTAATCGCATCTATACAGGATGAGCGGCTTTGGGCTGTTATCGTGTACAGCTGttgctataaaaatatgtgtatatgagtGGGATTCCCCGAATTATGCATAGAGTAAAGACGTAATGTACTTTTTACGCAATTTAGTTTGGTTTTGAGAGTTGAAAAGAAAAGGCGCTTAGTTGTTGTGCGTATTTAAAAcattataagtaaaataaagttaGTGCTCGTATAGATTTATTAACTCAATAACAGGtaagctttaaataattttcaaatctttgcattattaatatgaaaaatattttggtagccttaACACAATGTCACATAATTCACCTGTAATAAAAGCCAAGAGGAAGGCGATCAGTTtagatactaaaattaaaattttagatcaACTTACAACAGGACAAGGAGCAACGGCTGTAGGAAAGCATTTTGGTATTCATGAAGCTACCATAAGAACGATCAAGAAAAATGAAACTGCGATTAGAAAATCTGTATGTTCTGGAACGAAAATAAGTGCTAAATCATCGTCATACATAAGAGATGTTGTCAAGGAGAAGATGGAAAAAGCTTTGGTAATGTGGATTGAAGATAAATCACGAAAAAGAATACCAGTAGATGGAATTGCTATCAAGCAAACTGCATTAAGAATTTATAAACGTATTAAAGAAGTTGAGCCAGGCACTTCATCTCAGTCAAAACAACCCGAATTTTCTGCAAGTACAGGTTGGATGACAGGTTTTCTTAAACGACATGCTCTCCATAATGTAAAAATTAAGGGAGGAACTGCGtctgcagatgaattggctgccaaaaaatttcctgaaaaacttagaaaaattattgaagatgGAGGATACACCCCAGATCAAGTTTGGAATGTAGatgaaagtggaaaaaaatgccGAGCAGAACTTATGTTGCAAAATCGCAGAAAACTGCCGGTGGTTTAAAAGTAGCAAAGGACTGTGTAACATTGTTGTTTTGTTCCAATGCTTCAGGAGAACGTATGTTAAAACCACTGCTAGTAAATCGTGCTTTAAGACCACGCTCGATGAAaagtgtagatttcaataaactgCCAATTCACTGGACAGCAAACAAAAAGGCATGGATGACCAGTGCAATCTTTACAGAATGGTTCCAGAAATACTTCATTTCAGAAGTTAGACGCTACATGAATGCAAAATGTCTAAAATTTAAAGTTCTTTTAATTCTAGACAATGCACCTTGCCATCCGCTCTTGGAGCACCCAAATGTGCAATTTTGCTATCATCCGCCTAACACTACATCCTTAATACAACCGCTAGACCAAGGGATCATTGCTACTTTTAAAAAGTACTACATAAAACGTTCATTCCAATACGTGGTAGACAAACTAGACCATAATGAGGATTTAACAGTCATTGATATgaggaaaaaattttctattatgGACTGCATTAATCAAGTTGGGTTAGCGTTAGCTGACTTAAAGCCATCAACCTTGAACTcatgttggaaaaatatttggccAGAATGTGTCAAAAGCAAAGATCCTGTCATCCATAATAACGCTGTTTTTACTGACATCACAACGCTGCCACATACAATTGGTGGAGATGGATTCGATGATCTATCATTTGCCGATATAGAGGAATTATTAGCTGATAAAAGCTTGagcgaaaatgaaattatagacCTCACCCTTGAGACTCATCAAGACAGAGAACACAGCGATAATGACGAAGAAGATCCTCCCATTTTAAATGCAACTCTAATTAAAGAAGGTCTTGATCTTGCCAGAAAATTAGGTAATCATTTTCAACAACATGATCCTGATGAGGAACGAGCTGCAAAATTTCAACGTGAACTGAAATCATTAATGGCATCTTACAGGGAACTTTATAAAGGTTTATCACGAAATCAAACACAATCTTTAATGACTGATTTCCTTCTAAAAACTACTGAATTATCAACACAGGAGCCTAGGGATGATAATCCAGAAACAATTTCACAAGATGATGAACAAAATAATTCTAGTGATGGCAGTGATATTCTAGTCTCACGCAAACGTATGCGTTTATTGTCGGAAAGTGACAAtgcataaaagttttttatgtttatattatttttacttgttttataataatgaatttcagatattattttctttttttcaaagtacaatataatttatttcttataatatatttaaagaattaaaatgtgtaaacacgaaataaattctttagtgaactctattttttagtattgttttcacctaattctctttttacacgaatttttttttacacgaattctttgggaacgtatctatcgtgtaaaaagagaattaggtgtacTGTATTTTTGAACAGTAGGCACGCATGTTTCTTTTATTAACGATGCAAACATTGTAACAATGTACATCAATTGTGTTTTAGaaagagcaaataaaataaaaaacttctttAAAAAAGTCTTGGCTTAGTGTTTTTGTTTCAGGTTCGCACGATTCGATTAACCTAGATAGCTTTCTTATCAAAATCTCTACTTTTATGATTTTCTAAAGAAGCAATATT from Anastrepha ludens isolate Willacy chromosome 5, idAnaLude1.1, whole genome shotgun sequence includes these protein-coding regions:
- the LOC128863445 gene encoding tigger transposable element-derived protein 1-like; its protein translation is MPSRTYVAKSQKTAGGLKVAKDCVTLLFCSNASGERMLKPLLVNRALRPRSMKSVDFNKLPIHWTANKKAWMTSAIFTEWFQKYFISEVRRYMNAKCLKFKVLLILDNAPCHPLLEHPNVQFCYHPPNTTSLIQPLDQGIIATFKKYYIKRSFQYVVDKLDHNEDLTVIDMRKKFSIMDCINQVGLALADLKPSTLNSCWKNIWPECVKSKDPVIHNNAVFTDITTLPHTIGGDGFDDLSFADIEELLADKSLSENEIIDLTLETHQDREHSDNDEEDPPILNATLIKEGLDLARKLGNHFQQHDPDEERAAKFQRELKSLMASYRELYKGLSRNQTQSLMTDFLLKTTELSTQEPRDDNPETISQDDEQNNSSDGSDILVSRKRMRLLSESDNA